The genomic window CTCACCAATGAAGCTGATGGCCTCTGGGAAGAACTGTGAGAGATTCTGGCTCCAGTGATCCGAGATGGGGATCTGCTTGTACTTAAACTCTCCTGCGTTCTCGAAGAGGTTGGGCAGGTTAGGAGTCACGTTCAGGATGTACTTGATGCCGTACTCCTCCAGCACGTCCAGGTTGGTGGAGTCCTTGGCGCAGCCCAGGTAGAGGTGCGGCAGGATCTCCACCGGGAAGGAGGGCTGCGGGTTGGACAGAGGGCTACCGTCCGAATCCGTAGCGCTGCTCGGGTCCCGGTCGATGTCAGACTCTATATCCGAGGAGTCCGAGCTGATCCGCAGCCCGCCAAGGCCCAGCACCTGGGCAGTGGGGGAGCTGGTGTTGGAGGAGCCATCCAGGTTGGTCTCGCACAGGGTGGGATACTCAGCTTGGAATTTACTGAAGCcacctggggaaaaaaatagaacATAGATCCAGTCAATACATGTACAGTCTTTTCATAAAatagttcattttattttatttatctaaGCCATTATTTATATGCTGCAGACATCCAAAGTCTCCTTTTGCGCAAAAACATGCGTGTGAATGAACAGCAGCCACCACGGGCCCCGAAAATGTGAATGAACAGCACTCACCCTCCAGATAATAGGCCTTGTAGCCTTCGTCCTTCATTTTCCTCAGCAGCAGACCCAACACGGAGCCCCCGTCCACGTTCTCATTCCACTCCCGGCTGTACTCGTCGTACAGCACGATGGTGTCCGTCTTACACCGCCGCACGAACCTCTCCCGGTCCTCTCCGTTGGAGAGCAGCGACCGCACGGGCAGGTTGCCCTTCTTCAGCCGGCGGAGCATGAGGCTCGGTATGGCCACGTTGATCGCCGTCTCGACGTGCGAAGACTCGTACAGTTCCTGGGCCCGGCAGTCCATCACAAGCAGGCCGTCCCTGCGCGTCTCCAGCTGCTCCCGGAGCCAGCCCACCGTCTTGCTGATCGCCATTACCGAGTCGAGCTGGACGACGGGCTTGAGCTTGTCAAGCATTTATAAGCAGGAGTACAAAATGTTTTTGGAAAAGCGGGGGAGCTTCCTGGCTGCAGCGGcacgcacaaaaacacaatctgGTTCTTTCTCAGTCCGCTCCGCTGCTTGGAGGCCCCTTAGTAACAGCGCTTTCcccaaaaaaagtcaaaatccGACAGATAAATTCTCACTCCGAACGTCCTGCAGTGTCTCCTGTGCGTCAGGACGACAACAATCGATCTCAATGCCGCTCAACTTCACAAATTTCCCGACTGCTGGTTGTCTACACAGGCGCTCATTCATGCATCTGGTTGGAGAGCCCGAGTTATTTATCAATGAGTCACACCGGCCCTGCGACGAGGCTGACGCTTCCCCTGCACTTATATAACTCCACGGACCAAAGCGCTTCCTCCTTTATCTTCCTACTCGGAGATCCAGAGTGGAAAGGCGGGACACTGGGGCCGATCTGTGGCCGCTAACACTGCGGGTTATGTCCGTTTGTTTTGTGCCTTGCGGATGCAGCCTGTCCCCCGTGTCTCTGCTCTGCGGTGTGAATAGACGCTCTGCATGCAGGCTCTTCTGGCTCGATGCGCTCTCTGCGGCGCCAGGCTGCTGAATGGCTACAAACGGGAGGCGTCTCATTGGATACGTTGAGTCGGCCGGCCAATCAGAGAAGACCTAACGTCGGTCGCCTTGGAAACGGGGGCCGGATGGAGCGGCCTGTGTTGATGAATTGTTAATGAGTTTGTCATTCACAAAAACGGAGAGGAATTTCCGCTCCGGATCAAGTgagtgcaaacaaacacaagaactgcagggagaaggaaggaagagagggagggagagagagggggagagagagggggagagagggggagagagtggCCCCagctcagacagagagagaggaaagtatCAAATGCTGTGATAAGTACAGAGTAACACAACAGGCCCGCTTGTTGTTCTTTACACTATTAGGTGTATCATAAAGTTTGGACACAGTGTTTGATATTACAGGCAcacttatattatattatatattataatatacgATATTATATTATAAGATATTATaagataaaacattaaaatagcATTAATAGCTGGGAATCATTGTCAACAGCCTGTAAACCCCTGGTGGTCTGAATGattagtcaaaaaaaaaaaagcaaacatgatAGAAGTTGATATTTAGCTTAGACAAGGTCCATTTGAGCCGCAGACacactctcccctctcctgcctcCATACTGCGAGGTCAACCGGACAGCAGCCGGTGCCAAATCAGCGCCATGCTGGGAGACAACATCAGCTTTAACCAGAGCGTGTGACCTTTTAAAATGATTATTCTTCGtctaataattatttttaatggcGTGGTTGTGTTTGTATAAAGTTGGATTATGCTACTTTTACGCATTCGTGCGTTTTTACGCACGGAAATTAAATAATACAATTAAATGCCACCCGAAAACAACATAACTTGTGAAAAAACAAGCCGTAGTGTGTGAATAAACACCAGGAATTCTGTGGCGAAACACTTTTTCGAGTTGTCTAAAGTGATGCAGCCATTTCTCGAGTTTAATGAGCAGCTGAACTGTTGTATAATACTGCTCAGTGATAGCACACAACAGCATCGGATCTATTTCTGTCTGCGCGGCCTTCACTGGAATGAAGAGGCTGGTTTGTGTAGGTGGTGCTGCTTCAGTGTGttatgtctctttctctctctcacaccaacAAGCCTGATattcaccgctgctgctgctgctgctgctgctgtggaggtaTTTTCCAAAAGTTGAATATTCCCCAAACATTCAAGgcgtctctttttttcccccgaGCATGACAAGTTGTCAGTGTCGGAAGCGGTTGGATCATTTCACATCGATCAGCCGGATCTCCGGCATCACCACGTGCTTCACGCCCTTTTAACGCTGACAGACACGAAGCCTCGGGTCCACACTGAGCCATCACGGGGGTTGATCGCTTCCCATCGGCCCATTAATGGCCTTCACACCCGAGCTAAATGCATTTGCACAGCAAACAAAAGAAGCATTTTCACCGTGTACGTGCGTGTTTTATCACCATCTGCGCCTTGCAgccgcctgcacacacacacacacacacaatggcttTTTAATGGATGACCTGTTGATTTAATATAGCTCGTGCAGACTCAGGAAGTCAAATTAGCCTGGCACTGTTACACCATTATCAGATTAGAGTGGATGAAGCAGATTGATCCTCATGTGGAAGACAGCAGCgtgtaaaaacatgcaaaacacgCTGTTCATCTGACTTCTGTGGGGAAAACAGCGCAAACACTAGTCTTAAAATCCAGAAAATAGTCTGTATTTATGAGTAAAACTCTTCTTGATGTGTCATCTCTGAAGGAGTCGTGCTCTTTGTGCAGCTCTGACACAACATGTGTTATTTACTGACAGTTATACAATCCTCCTGTAAATAATACTCATGCAGGACTCTGTCATTTTTCTATCCATCCAAATATAGACATGTTTTGACAGTGGCTTTATCTtccttctgcttcctgtctgcccGACACCTCGGACACACCAACAGCTCTGCAACCAGATAGCATCAGTGTGCAGGAGGGGtttcagaagctgcaggagccTGGTGGTTGGGAGCTGTAATGCAACAAAGTACAGATTTAGGAGAAATTTGCTGATGGGTCTATTTAACTTCTGGTCAGAAACCAAATCACACACatctcataaataaataaagcattaaGGAACATCAGTCCAGCCACGTCCGTCTGATTAACGGATGACGAATCAAGCCTGTGAGGCCTGAATGCACAGACTACAAGCAGACAACCAGCAGCCCACATCCCCGCCGGTGTCTCCGCTGTGTGTTAGCATATGAAGTGTGTGGCGGCTCCGGCGTTAACATTGGCCCTTTGGCCCCTACGCCCCTCCTCTTCTAAAGCAGAATAAGAAGCCAAGCTGTTTCTATTCATCCTCCAAAGAACTGGGGTCTCTTTCAGCACCCCTCCTGCCCCCTGCCCTCACtacctcctccctgctgctcgGCCTATTCTTCTGcctctgcctttcttttcttgcccctcgccctctctctttttcttcctctttcaccccctcctcttcattttttttgcccCTGTCTTTGTCCCTTTTATTGAAATGTATTCTCACATCGTACACTGAAAAACTCACAGCCGTGGAATAAACCTGTGACTTTCTTGGCTCTTACCAAAGAAggattttcttattttattctAAAACTGAAACTAAAAACCACTCAGACCATCTGTGGTGTGGAACTGGGGTAAAAGGCACATTATGACCTTCCTAGTTCACTTTCATTTCTGCTTGTTCCTTGATAACTGGGTGGATTCTGGCTTTAAGAAATGTAGGgcctaaaaactgcagttcctcaagtggccactcgagGGTGACTCCAAAACAACAGGACGATCATCTACAGAGCTCGAAACAacaggtttatttctgctgtaaagttggacattaaAACACGTAGGTCTTAGGACATTGACTCACTTTTCGGAGCCAGCCTATAGAGGCctctcaaggaactgcagtttttcagtcagtcacactgtaactgcgTCAGGCGTGGGTCAGAGGTGACGCTGCAGCCGAGCTGAGAGGTTAACACAAATGTTTTGAGGAGACACAAACTAATAAGCTAAATTGCTAAGAATGCAAACAGGCCTCTTTGATTCTCCATCATGTGCTGACATGTTCTCCAGCACTTGGTTTGTTCCTAACTCCTTTGTGTTCCACTTGTGGAAAACCCCCCTTTTGACTCACAGACATATTGTGTTTCAGGTCCagtttgtggtgtttttgtctcCATTATTATTCTCCATTGACATTCTTTTCCACACTGACTGACTTAATGGCTGAAGATGAGTGAGATGAATGAGCTTCAATTACCATAAGACCACAGGCAGGGAGGTAAGTGACACCGCATCTCCTTTATCATGGATAATACTCGCTGCATCGGCTTCACTCTAATAAACTCAACTTTTAGCTGCTGagttttctttctgctgttttatatttttttacattttaacatttatctttttacattttaacatggccTGTCCATGATCTGATGCGACCCCACCCGCTCGACTCATTCAGCAGCTAATCTCGTCCTCCTCCTTGTTTCTTTGCCACCGGCTGCTCGTCTCAGACGGGGAAATCCTTTGTCCTCCAAACAAAGACACTCAACATGCACTAATCAGGTCTGGAGTTAAACCTGTTTGTGGTCGTGACATGATGCGTGCACATGACACACAATTCAGGAAATCAGTGTGCCTTATCAAGGAGTTTCTCGTCTGAGACGGCGGCGGACAGTGAGAGGGTGTCTCATCAGCACAGTGCTGTTGTGAAATACTAGAACCATGATGATGCACAGGAAGTCTGTGCTTGTGATGTCCTGGAAACAGGAACTGGGTAGTTAGTGTTAAAACTgctcagacagagaggagcaaaGTTAAAGACTTCACAAAGAACTGTGTCAAacatataaaaatgtacttCAATAAACATGCCAGCTATGCGCTGTGTATGTCACTAGCCGAGCCAATGTAAAGTCTGTAGTGAACAGTGTTGGTGTATAAAATTCATCCAGAAGCTAACTTGTATGAGGATCTAACAGAAAAGCTAAAGGATGTAGGACGGTCtcctctgactcttcaggtccagacctggttcagtccttcactagtgtctctgcagctgttctcggctcttcagactcatctctcactagttttctttccagaaccttcaacatgtttctcctcctgtctctgacaGTCTGCTTCTCTTTGACTCTCTTTGAGCTTCTTGATGAAACTTCTCACAGCAGCTCGTCAGACTTGAAGCTCTTTGATGAACTTGTAGATCTTCTCCTGCTTTGTGGACATTAACAATCATTTTTATCAGGTCTAAACTTAATTCTTTCACTTTTGTCATGATGCTTTCACAAGTCTTGAAGCAAAACGTTGCTCAAAACCAAATGCATTAAAGTTAAAGTATAAACTACGTAGTATCTTTGTGCAATTTGTACTATGGCTGAACAAAGAGGGCGGTTGTTATGGGGGtaataatatttgttttttgtgaaaAGATGAAAGCCTCTTagtggtggctgctgtgtttacatcagctcagatGATGATTCAAAATGCTCATTTTGCACATAGATGTTTGTGAAACACAAATATGCGACAACTTGACAACAAACCACAGTCACCGTGGCGACCAAAACCAACACTGACATGACAGGAAGTTTCATCTTTGACAAACAAACATCTTCAAAGTCACGTGTGAAGCAAAAGTGACACAACGTGCAAACAACACAGCGCAAAAGGCACGAAGAACACGATGTCGAAACTGCAGAGCAGCATGAAGATGAGGGCAGCGATGAAGAGGGCTCTCTGCAGATCAGACAGGAGGTTTCAGTGCACAGATTGTATCTGTGTGGGAgcacacaacaacaacgacaCACTCTCACAGGTGAACCTGGGAAGACTCATTCTGCACATGCTGTTCTCAGCTgtgtgcagcattttttttaggttgacatagtctccaaaaaaaaaacctgtgacCAGATTTTACAGGATAACCCAGTGATACCAGGCCTGTCTGCACCATGTTTCATTTAAATGAGATTAGCTGCACCACCCATCAATAAACCATTCTCATTCAAATCAAGCAGCCTCATATTTATGCCccggggggtggaggggtggtggGGTTGAGTAGGcgcatgttttcttttcttacaTGCACGTATTTCCttatctgctgtttttcttcactCCTTGCTGCACGCATAATGTTGAATTATAGTATAaaagagtgcacacacacacacacacacacacacacggtgaggTTCCCTGAAGCTGTTTCGTGAcaacctcagacacacacacaccctggtcTGCGCTCTGTGAAGACAATGGCGGCTCCAGTGTTATCAACAGCTCCATCACTTTGTCTCTGCTCTGCATCTCCTCACTGCTTCTGTATTACAACAGAGGGGAGGGACTGGGGCAGTGTAGAGAGGGCTTCAATGGAGTGTCATGCTcacatggagtgtgtgtgtgtgtgtgtgtgtgtgtgtgtgtgtgtgtgaggatttcCCCTTCACTGGGTTTCCACTTCCATCTGTCTTTAGCCCATTTCTGTCTGTCGCAGACACAAAACAGGCTCAACTCTGTAGCCTAGAATGTaaggttgtgtttttgtggatcACCTGGTGAATATAAGACAGATTTCACTCTCATAGCTCCATATTATTTGGTTTCTGGTTCTGGTCGCCGCTCTGCTGAGGTCAAAAATGCATCCAGGGGCAGTTTATTCTGTGTCTGGTGGTAGTGTcccctggaaatccaacttAAATCTACAGAGACCAGACTATAGCACAGAAAAAGAATTAGGATGAGACTAGGTGAGGAGACTTAGCAGTGcatgcagcagaagcagcagaggaggatttATCGGTGCAAAGAACCAATGCAACACAGCAGGCCCACTGCATCTGCATCTCCTTCACCTGCTCTATTACCTGCTGTGTCCACACAGATGAGTCAgacacatgctgctgcacaACAAGTCCAGAGTGAACTGTGTCAAAGGTGCGAGTGTTGttgtaaaacacagagaggatgtTTAGAATGTGAACAAACCTTAAATTATGTAACAGCACTGATGTGTTTGTGCCAAACATTTCCTTCCTGTCAAGAAACCgaaaggtgaagaagaagaaaaagaaaaagaccaTCAATAACTGCTGCATCAGAGGAAAGTGAAGGTGAAGGTGCAGGTTCTGAGTGGACAGAAAAACCCCTGCTTACTGTCCAATCTCGTGGTctgagagaaaacaggaagcgTCGCAGCGAACAGGCGTCCTTCGAGAGCGGctccacaaacaaacagagcacaagcatgaggaggaaaacaggaaacactgacGGGGAGGGGAAGCAGAGACTTTCACAATGTCGGACTGTTaaagagtgtgagtgtgtgtgtgtgtgtgcgccttgTTTTGGTGATATTATTTCCATTGATTCTTTTGTGACTAGAAGAAGCAATAATGAGAAAGGCTGAGctaaacaaagacagaggaaaaattGCAGCCAGAGATACAATAAGAGAgctgtgtaaaaatgtgttcaaaAAGTCTTCTTCTGTTAGCCTAACGTCACTGACATTCCTAATGGCCACTGGGAAGGGAGAGGGTGTGTGTCAGTTCGTGAACAGCTGCAAAGACGCAGCCGGCCGGTGGAACTCAGTGTTCAGAAACCCGACGGACACGTGCACGCTCGGCCTCTGGCTCAGtctgcatttattttaaaaatggacTCTCAGTTTCATCAAGGCCGGCGTGTTTACCTCCGAGACTGAAGCGGCCGAGGTCAGGCTGCAACTTATTAGAATGTATTCTATATTATCCCACACTCACAGATCTATTTGCAGTCTGCAAGTACTGATTAATTACCAATGCC from Parambassis ranga chromosome 19, fParRan2.1, whole genome shotgun sequence includes these protein-coding regions:
- the dusp6 gene encoding dual specificity protein phosphatase 6, translating into MLDKLKPVVQLDSVMAISKTVGWLREQLETRRDGLLVMDCRAQELYESSHVETAINVAIPSLMLRRLKKGNLPVRSLLSNGEDRERFVRRCKTDTIVLYDEYSREWNENVDGGSVLGLLLRKMKDEGYKAYYLEGGFSKFQAEYPTLCETNLDGSSNTSSPTAQVLGLGGLRISSDSSDIESDIDRDPSSATDSDGSPLSNPQPSFPVEILPHLYLGCAKDSTNLDVLEEYGIKYILNVTPNLPNLFENAGEFKYKQIPISDHWSQNLSQFFPEAISFIDEARGQKCGVLVHCLAGISRSVTVTVAYLMQKLNLSMNDAYDIVKMKKSNISPNFNFMGQLLDFERTLGLKSPCDNRMAPPSQQLYFTTPTNHNVFQLDPLEST